The Drosophila sulfurigaster albostrigata strain 15112-1811.04 chromosome 3, ASM2355843v2, whole genome shotgun sequence genomic sequence aatattttggcattttagtTCGtgcataatataataaaacattgGTGTGCTTAATACTAGTTCGCTGATGGGGATGATGGAATCATCCGATGTATATACAACATGTTCCTTCTCTTCTCCTACTCCTATAGCTACTTCTCtcctttttcttctcttcttcttgcattaaaactcttttttgttttgttttttgctagAATTAGTAACTTTTTCTTTGCGCGTAATTTCATAAGAATACTTTGCTTTTGCGTCTGCGGATGTCTGCTTGgaagtgaaagtgaaattaaaatgagaTCTTTTtagatacaaaaaataaaataaaaaaaaaaaactacacaaaatacaaaacaaacaaacaaaataatgatgaAAACTACTCAAAAACAAAGTTTCACGTTTTCTTTGCTTAATTTTCCAAATGTTTTTAGAGTTCTGCTCAACTTTCTATACTCTCGTTAAGATTTAATGTTATAGATAGGCCTGAAATTAAGTTTAACCCACTTTTTCTTCTTCGATTCAGTTGACATTCGATTTTTGTGCTGTTaatcttattatttttctcttttcttcgtgtttaaatttagtttttttttaaccttttcttttttagctaatttcctttaacttttctttcttttttctgtttttgtagaatttattATCTAGTTTGGTTACCCTAGGTTTCTTTTTGTAGATTTCTAAACAttgtcaaaatattaaaattttagtttgttaatattttagCTAATTCTTTCTCTTCAACTTTGCGAATCAGAATCTTCCTTTTTAGCTAaatctctccatctctcttcTCGCATTTGCTGTTTAGACCTTGTCGTCAAAGTTGGAGACGGGCCTGTAGGAACGTTGTTTGGCAAGCAGATGCCTGATGTATATATAGAGCACTGCGATAATTACTATAAGCACTCCGATGATCACGAAATACACATGATCATCGACTTTGGGATGCACAACCTCAACCACATTGGCAAAGTCATGCTGGCAAGGTGATGGCGATGTGGTTTGTAGGTCAGTTATGGTGGTGCTGGTCGAGGGGTTGggaatgctgctgctgattgtggttgttgttgttgatgttgttggcaGTTCTGTGGTTGTATCCAGCGTGTCCAGCTGTTGTTTGGGATCTTCGTGCTCACGCTGATAGCCATAGCCTTCGTCATAGTTGCCAGAGTTGGGCATTGGCGCATCCTTGGGCCAGCAGATGGGACAACAGCTGTCCTTGAGCATCACCTGACGATGGCTGGGACAGTTGAGGGAACCGCAAAACGAAATCGTGCACTTCTCCTCGCCCTTGACGCACTGGCAGTGATAGCAGCCATCCACCCAGCTCTCGCCGTTCTTGAAGAACGTATTCAGATTCTTTGACTCGCAGATGGCATTATTACTCTCATCGCAGCTCTGTTCGCATATTTTAGTGCCCGacttgcagctgcagcgctgACAGCTCTGCAACCAACTGAATTCTGTCTCTCGCACCTCGGTGCAATTGGGCTCCTGCTGGCATTCGTAGTTGCCACAGCATTGGCCAGGCGTGTCCATGGCCTCTGGCTCCAGTTCGACCACAACTTCACCCTCGTCGGTGTTGCAGTCTCGGATGTAGCAcgttttgcacacacacttctTGGACAGACAGCACTGGGCATAGAGAATATCATCGGTGGGCAGGCTGCTGTTGAAGGCGCTGCTCTCCGTGGTGGCCATCAAAGATGTGAGGCCGCTGACTGCATTCGTGCCAATGAGATCCACATTCATTTCACGCAGCTCCCTTATGGAGCTGTCCTCCGGACACTGCATTTCCGCATCCGGCGGACACACTATTCCGTCACATGGCAGCGGAATTGGCGCCAAATCCAACGCTGCAAAGATATAAATATGATTCGGTATTAGTTTTCAATTGATTAATGTGAAAGaaaatacttattattatgGAGCCATCAGTTTATAACTGATTCATACGTAAGTaagtaaatacttttgtattatgaccgacaaatataattaagttcCCTGAATAGTTAGCCAATAATATTGTTTGTCTTCGTTGACTCACGGACTAAGCAATTAACGTACAGCATAAGCGTAAACATCTTTTTACAAAACATAGTCTGCCGTCATacttaaactattttaaattttaagatatGGTGT encodes the following:
- the LOC133841122 gene encoding cysteine-rich motor neuron 1 protein, with product MSTPSYMDNKLKLTPSWMTFVLLLTWFTFQLNIARATTPLDLAPIPLPCDGIVCPPDAEMQCPEDSSIRELREMNVDLIGTNAVSGLTSLMATTESSAFNSSLPTDDILYAQCCLSKKCVCKTCYIRDCNTDEGEVVVELEPEAMDTPGQCCGNYECQQEPNCTEVRETEFSWLQSCQRCSCKSGTKICEQSCDESNNAICESKNLNTFFKNGESWVDGCYHCQCVKGEEKCTISFCGSLNCPSHRQVMLKDSCCPICWPKDAPMPNSGNYDEGYGYQREHEDPKQQLDTLDTTTELPTTSTTTTTISSSIPNPSTSTTITDLQTTSPSPCQHDFANVVEVVHPKVDDHVYFVIIGVLIVIIAVLYIYIRHLLAKQRSYRPVSNFDDKV